CTGCCTCTACGCCGTCTACGACCCCATCGCCGGCGAACTCCACCTCGCCAACGCCGGGCACATTCCGCCCGTGCTGGTCCGCGCGGTGGACGGCCGCAGCGAACTCCTCGACCTGCCCACCGGCGCCCCGATCGGCGTCGGCGGAGTGGCGTTCGAGGCGGTACGCGTGCGCGTGGACCCGGGCGACCGGCTCGTGATGTGCACCGACGGGCTGGTCGAGGTACGCGGCGAGGACATCGGGGTGGGCCTCGCCACGCTCTGCGAGTCCGCCGCCCACCCGGCCGCCTCCATGGACGACGCCTGCGACACCATCATCCGCGCCCTCAACACCCGCGGCGGCCGCAAGGACGACGTGGCCCTGCTGATGGCCCGGCTCAACGGCATCGAGCCCGAGGACGTCGCCGAGTGGCGCCTCTCCCGAGACCCGGTCGAGGCGGCCCGCGCCCGCGCCGCCGTCCGCGAACAGCTCTGCGTCTGGGGCCTCGACAGCCTCACGGACACCGCCGTGCTCCTGGCCGGCGAACTCGTCACCAACGCCGTACGGCACGCGCGCGGGCGCCGCGTCGAACTGCGCCTGGTCCGTGGCGACACCCTGCTGTGTGAGGTCTACGACGACGACCCCACCCTGCCGACCCTGCTCGGCGCGGCGCCGACCGACGAGTCCGGCCGGGGACTGCGCGTCCTCACCACCCTGGCCCGCGAGTGGGGGACCAGCCGGACGGGCGCGGGCAAGACCGTGTGGTTCGAACTGACCCTGCCCCGGCGGCGCTGAGACACCGACGGGCCGTCCGCCGCACCGGCTACGGCCAGAGGGGCGTGAGGGGCGCTCGGGGGCGCGTGCGGTCTGAACGACGAGTGAAGGTACGCGCACGGTGCTTGTCTGTGGACGCCGGGCACGGTAGACCGATCTGGGCCGCCGCCGCGGCGGCCGCGTCGCTGGTCCGGGGGTGTGTGGCATGAGCGTGACGAGTCGGTACCGGGAGGCCTGGGAGGGGTTCTGGCGGGAGGCCCCTGACGAGCCGGGCGCCGTCTTCTGGGACGCCGGACCCGAACGGACCGCCGCCGTCCATCTGGCGCTCTTCGAGCCGTACCTGACCGCGGCCCACCTCCCCCTCGTCGACCTCGGTTGCGGCAACGGCACCCAGACCCGCTACCTGGCCGACCGCTTTCCCCGCGTGATCGGCGCCGACCTCTCCACCGCCGCCCTCGACCGGGCCCGCCGGGCCGACCCCGACGGCCGGGCCGAGTACCGGGTGCTCGACGCGGCCGACAAGACGGACGCCGAAGCCCTCCACGCCGAACTCGGCGACGCCAACGTCTATGTGCGCGGCGTCCTCCACCAGTGCGAGCCCGACGACCGCCAACGCCTCGTCGACACCGTCGCCACGCTGCTGGGCGAACGCGGCCGGGTCTGCCTCGTCGAACTCTCCGAGGCCGCGAAACCCGTCCTCATGGGCCTCGCGGCCGATCCGGCGGGCCCTCCCGCCAAGCTCGCCCCGATCTTCCGCCACGGCATCGCTCCCGGCGAGGTCACCGACGCCGCGGTCCCCGAGTACCTGAGCGCCGCCGGCCTCACCGTCGTGACCAGCGGCGAACTCCCCCTGGTCACCACGGAGCACACGGCCAGGGGAACCCGCCTCGAACTGCCGTCGAGGTGGTACGTGGCAGGGCGCACGGCCTAGCGCCGCGGCACCGGGAATCCGCCCCGGTGGGCCGGGTCGGTGAGAGTTATCCACAGGTCTGCCACGGATCGGTGCGAGCGCGTACGGTTCGAGCCATGAAGATCCTCATCAGTGCCGACATGGAGGGCGCCACCGGTGTCACCTGGCCGGCCGACGTGCTGCCGGGGACACCGCAGTGGGAGCGGTGCCGTTCGCTGTTCACCTCGGACGTGAACGCCGCCGTGCTCGGCTTCTTCGACGGCGGCGCCGACGAGGTGCTGATCAACGAGGCGCACTGGACCATGCGCAATCTGCTGTTGGAGGAGCTGGACGAGCGCGCGCAGATGCTCACCGGGCGGCACAAGGCGCTGTCCATGGTGGAGGGCGTGCAGCACGGGGACGTGGACGGCATCGCGTTCGTCGGCTACCACGCGGGCGCCGGGATGGAGGGCGTCCTCGCCCACACCTACCTGGCGAACTCCATCACCGGCGTGTGGGTGAACGACGAGCGGGCCAGCGAAGGGCTGCTCAACTCGCATGTCGCGGCCGAGTACGGGGTACCGGTGGTGCTGGTGACCGGCGACGACGTGGCGTGCGAGGACGCCCTGGGCTATGCGCCCGAGGCGCTCAAAGTCGCGGTCAAGGACCATGTCTCGCGCTACGCGGCGGTGTGCCGCACCCCGGCGAGAACGGCCGCCGACATCCGCGCGGCGGCCAAGGAGGCCGCGGCGCTCGCAGTCCGGCACACACCGGTCGGGGGCGGCCCGTTCACCGTGGCGCTGGAGTTCGACGCCGAGCACCTGGCGATGGCCGCGACCGTGGTGCCCGGGGTGGTCCGTACCGGTGAACGCAAGGTCGCGTACACCAGCCCGACCATGTACGAGGGAATCCGCACCTTCAAGGCGGTCACCACGATCGTCTCGGCCGCGGTGGAGGAGACATATGGCTGAGCAGACGGCACCCGTGGACCAGCGGGCGCTGGATGAGGTCGTCCGTTTCACCTCCGACCTCATCCGGATCGACACCACCAACCGCGGCGGCGGGGACTGCCGGGAGCGGCCGGCCGCCGAGTACGCCGCCGCGCTGCTGGCCGAGGCGGGCCTGGAGCCGACACTGCTGGAGCGCACCGCCGGCCGGACCAACGTGGTGGCGCGGATCGAGGGCACGGACCCCTCGGCGGACGCCCTGCTCGTCCACGGTCATCTGGACGTCGTGCCCGCCCAGGCCGCGGACTGGACCGTGCACCCGTTCTCCGGGGAGATCCGCGACGGCGTGGTCTGGGGGCGGGGCGCGGTCGACATGAAGAACATGGACGCGATGATCCTCGCCGTCGTACGGCAGTGGGCGCGCACCGGCGTACGCCCCCGCCGGGACCTCGTGATCGCGTTCACCGCCGACGAGGAGGCGAGCGCCGAGGACGGCTCCGGGTTCCTCGCCGACCGCCACGCCGGCCTCTTCGAGGGCTGCACCGAGGGCATCAGCGAATCGGGGGCCTTCACCTTCCACGACGGCGACGGTCGGCAGATCTATCCGATCGCGGCGGGGGAGCGCGGCACCGGCTGGCTCAAGCTCACCGCGCGCGGCCGGGCCGGCCACGGCTCCAAGGTGAACCGGGCCAACGCGGTGACCCGGCTGGCCGCGGCCGTCGCCCGGATCGGCGCGCACGAGTGGCCCCTGCGGCTCACCCCGACCGTCCGCGCGGCCCTCACCGAACTCGCCGCGCTGTACGGCGTCGAGGCCGACCTCGACGATCCGGGCGGCGTCGACCGGCTGCTCGACAAGCTCGGTCCGGCCGCCGCCCTGGTCGAGGCGACCGTCCGCAACAGCGCCAACCCGACCATGCTGGACGCCGGTTACAAGATCAACGTCATCCCGGGGGAGGCCGTCGCCCGCGTGGACGGACGGTATCTGCCCGGCGGCGAGGACGAGTTCCAGGAGACCCTCGACCGGCTCACCGGACCGGACGTGGACTGGGAGTACGAACACCGGGAGGTGGCCCTCCAGTCACCGGTGGACTCGGCCACGTACGCGCGGATGCGGGCCGCCGTCGAGGAGTTCGCGCCCGAGGGCCACGTGGTGCCGTACTGCATGCCGGGCGGCACGGACGCCAAGCAGTTCTCGCGCCTCGGCATCACCGGCTACGGCTTCTCGCCGCTGAAGCTTCCCGAGGGCTTCGACTACGCGGCGCTCTTCCACGGCGTCGACGAGCGCGTCCCGGTGGAGGCGCTCCACTTCGGCGTCCGTGTGCTCGACCGCTTCCTGCGGACGGCCTGACCGATGGGACTCGGGGGACCAAGGGACATGGGGGACAAGGTGCAGACCCTGGCGTACGGTTCGTGGCCCTCGCCGATCGACGCGGCGCTAGCCGCCGCGCACGACGGGCATCCCGAGTTCGTGGGCTTCGTCGGCGAGGAGGCCTGGTGGACCGAGCCCCGGCCCACCGAGGGCGGCAGACGCACCCTGGTGCGGCGCACGGCCGACGGCACGGAGGAGTCGGTCCTGCCGGCCCCGTGGAACGTGCGCAGCCGGGTCATGGAGTACGGCGGGCAGCCCTGGGCCGGGGTCTCCCGGGACGGCGGCCCCTTCGTGGTCTTCGTGAACCACGCCGACCAGCGTCTCCACGGCTTCGAGCCCGGCGGCGAGCCCCGCCCGCTCACCCCGGTGTCGCCGGTCGGCGGCGGGCTGCGCTGGGTGGACCCGCTGCCCCACCCGGAGCGGGACGAGGTGTGGTGCGTCCTGGAGGAGTTCACCGGCGAGGGACCCACCGACGTGCGGCGGGTCGTCGCCGCGGTACCGCTGGACGGCTCGGCGGCCGAGGACCGCGGCGCCGTGCGGGAGCTGACCGACGACAGCAGGCGGTTCGTCACCTGCCCCCGTCTCTCGCCGGACGGCCGCCGTGCCGCCTGGCTTGCCTGGGACCACCCCCGGATGCCGTGGGACGGCACGTCGCTGCTGGTCGCCGACGTGACCGACGACGGCCGGCTCGGCCCGCCCCGGCCCGTCGCGGGCGGTCCTGAGGAGTCCGTCGCCCAGGTCGACTGGGCCGTCGACGGCACCCTCGTGTACTCCAGTGACACCACCGGTTACTGGAACCTCTACCGCCTCGACCCCGACGGCGGCGACCCCCAGGCCCTGTGCGCCCGTGAGGAGGAGTTCGGCGGCCCGCTGTGGAAGGTCGGCTGGCGCTGGTTCGCGCTGCTGGACGACGGGCTCGTCGCCGTGATCCACGGGCGGGGCGCCACCGCGCTCGGTGTCCTCGACCTGGAGACCGGGCAGGTCGTGGACGCGGCCGGACCGTGGACCGAGTTCGCCCCCTCGCTCGCCGTGCACGGCGGACGGGTCCTCGGCATCGGGGCCAGCCCCCGCAGCGCGTACGAGGTCGTCGAGCTGGACGCCGCCACCGGCGACGCCCGGGTGATCGGGGCAGCGCACGACGACCCGGTGGACCCCTCCCACTACCCCGAACCTCAGATCCGCAGCTTCCTCGGCCCGGCCGGACGCGAGATCCACGCACACGTCTACCCGCCCCACAACCCCGGCTGCGTCGCCTTCAGCACCGAGCTGCCGCCCTACGTCGTCTGGGCGCACGGCGGGCCCACCAGCCGCGCGCCGCTGGTCCTCGACCTCGCCATCGCCTACTTCACCTCACGCGGCATCGGCGTCGCCGAGGTCAACTACGGCGGGTCCACCGGATACGGGCGGGAGTACCGCAACCGGCTGCGCGAGCAGTGGGGGGTCGTCGACGTCGAGGACTGCGCGGCCGTAGCGCTCGCCCTCGCCGACGAGGGGACCGCCGACCGGACCAGGCTCGCCATCAGGGGCGGCAGCGCGGGCGGCTGGACCGCCGCCGTCTCCCTGACCTCGACCGATGTGTACGCCTGCGGAACCATCCTGTATCCCATCCTCGACCTCGCGAACTGGGGGCCGGGGGAAACGCACGACTTCGAGTCGCGGTACCTGGAGAGCCTGGTCGGGTCCCCGGCCGAGGAACCGATGCGGTACGCGGAACGGTCGCCCACCGAGCACGCGGACCGGATCACCGCGCCGTTCCTGCTGCTCCAGGGACTCGACGACGTGATCTGTCCGCCCGCGCAGTGCGAGCGGTTCCTGGCCCGGCTCGACGAGCGGCGCGTGCCGCACGCCTACCTCGCCTTCGAGGGGGAGGGGCACGGCTTCCGGCGGGCGGAGACGATGGTGCGGGTCCTGGAGGCGGAGCTTTCGCTGTACGCGCAGGTCTTCGGGTTGAATCCTCCGGGTATCCCTACTCTGGAGCTCGCCAAGTGACACCAGTGACAGCAATGACGCCCGTGACCCCCCTGACCAGACCCGCCCGTCTCGTGCCCGGCGCCCGGGTGGCCGTCGTCGCGCCCAGCGGGCCGGTGGTCGAGGAACGGCTCAGCGCCGGGCTGGACCTGCTGCGCGGCTGGGACCTCGATCCCGTCGTGGCGCCCCACACCCTGGACCGGCACCCCGACTTCCCCTACCTCGCGGGTACGGACGCCGCCCGCGCCGCCGACTTCCAGAACGCCTGGTGCGACCCGTCCGTGTCCGCCGTGCTGTGCGCCCGCGGTGGGTACGGCGTCCAGCGGATGGTCGACCTGCTCGACTGGGACGCGATACGGGCGGCGGGGCCCAAGACACTCGTCGGGTTCAGCGACATCACCGCCCTGCACGAGGCGTTCGCCACCAGGGCCGGGCTGGTCACCCTGCACGGCCCCATGGCCGCGGGCGTCGACTTCCTGAAGAACGGCCGGGCCCAGGAGCATCTGCGCGCCACGCTGTTCTCCCCCGAGACGGTACGCACCATCCGGGCCGCCGAGGGAAGCGCCGCCCTCGTACCGGGCCGCGCGCGGGGCGTTCTGCTGGGCGGTTGCCTCTGTCTGCTCGCCGCCGAGCTGGGCAACCCCCACGCCAGGCCCTCCGCGCGGGGCGCCCTGCTCTGCCTGGAGGACGTCGGCGAGGAGACCTACCGCCTCGACCGCTACCTCACCCAGCTCCTGCGCGCGGGCTTGCTCGACGGGGTCGCCGGCATCGTCCTCGGCTCCTGGGCGGAGTGCGAGCCGTACGAGAAGGTGCGGGCGCTGCTCGTCGACCGGCTCGGCGGGCTCGGGGTGCCGATGGTGGAGGAGTTCGGATTCGGACACGGGGAGGGGGCGCTGACGATCCCCTTCGGGGTGACGGCGGAGCTGGACGCGGAGGCGGGCACGCTGACCCTGGACGAGCCGGCCCTGCGCTGACGCCCGCCCCGCCCACTGCTCGGCTCCCGTCAGGCGCATCCCGCTCGCTCGCGTCATCCTGGATACATGAGCCCGAAGACATCGAAGCGAGTCGGGACGCACGGGCGGAAGCGGTGGAGCGAGACGCTGACCCCCGGCCGGGTCCTCGTGGGCCTGCTCGCCGTCCTCGCGCTCGTCTTCGTCTTCCAGAACACCCGCAGCACCGAGATCCAGCTGCTGGTCTCCGAGGTCGTCATGCCCCTGTGGCTGGCGCTCCTCGGGACGGGCCTGGTCGGGGCGGTGTGCGGGGCGTACTTCATGAGACGGCGCAGGTGACGCCTGCCCGGACGTACCGTGGCGGGGTGTCAGAGAACGTTCGTCACCTCATGGAAGGCCCCCGCGTCGTGCTCCGGCGCTTCACCCCCGGGGACGGGCCGGAGTTCGTCGCACGGGTGCGGGAGAGCAGGGAGCTGCACCGGCCCTGGCTGTTCCCCCCGGCCACACCCGCCGCGTACGCCGCGTACGCGGGACGGCTCATCGAGGATCCGACCAAGGCCGGGTTCTTGGTGTGCGAGAAGGACGGCGGGGGCATCGCCGGGTTCATCAACATCAACAACATCGTGGAGGGCGGCTTCCAGAGCGGCGCCCTCGGCTACGGGGCCTTCGCCCATGCCGCCGGGCGCGGTCTGATGGGGGAGGGGCTCGCCCTGGTGGTCGAGTACGCGTTCACCTTCATGGGGCTGCACCGGCTGGAGATCAACGTGCAGCCCGGGAACGCCGCCTCCATCGCGCTCGCCCGGCGGTGCGGCTTCCGGCTGGAGGGGTTCTCGCCGGACTTCCTGTTCATCGACGGGGCCTGGCGGGACCACCAGCGGTGGGCGCTCACCACGGAGATGGAGCGCCCGGTCCCGGGCGGAACCCCTCTCCCGTAGCCGCCCGGGGCCCGTCTTCCGTGGCCGCCCGGGCCCGGCTCCCGGAATGATCCGTTCCCGTCCCGGCGGGCAGCGCCGTCGCGCAGGATGGGAGCCATGCGGAACATCGTCGTCGTGGACGCCCCCTCCAACCTCGGCCTGCGGCCGCCCGCCCCGGGGACCGTGCCCGGCTGCCACAAGCTCGCCGGCGCGCTGCGGGAACAGGGCATCGTGCGGCGGCTCGGCGCGCTGGAGGGCGGGGTGGTGGTGCCGCCGCGCTACGACCGGGGCGACTGGCAGGAGGGCGACGGCGTCTTCAACGCCGGCGCGATCGCCTCGTACACCCGCAGGCTCGCCGACCGGATCGAGCGGCACGTCCGAGCCGGTGAGCTGCCCGTCGTCCTCGGCGGGGACTGCTCGATCCAGCTCGGCGCCTCGCTCGCGCTGCGGAGGATCGGGCGGTACGGGCTGGTCGCCGTCGACGCCTCCGCCGACTTCCGGCATCCGGGGAACTCCGACCGGATCGGGGCGGCCGGCGGCGAGGAGCTGGCGCTCGCCACCGGGCGCGGGCAGTCGGACCTGACCGACCTGGAGGGCCTCGGGCCCTATCTGCGTGACGAGGACGTACGCCTCTTCGGCATCCGGGACGCGTTCGAGGACGAGCGCGCCGAGCTGGCCGCCCTGAAGATCCCCGT
This genomic stretch from Streptomyces deccanensis harbors:
- a CDS encoding class I SAM-dependent methyltransferase, encoding MSVTSRYREAWEGFWREAPDEPGAVFWDAGPERTAAVHLALFEPYLTAAHLPLVDLGCGNGTQTRYLADRFPRVIGADLSTAALDRARRADPDGRAEYRVLDAADKTDAEALHAELGDANVYVRGVLHQCEPDDRQRLVDTVATLLGERGRVCLVELSEAAKPVLMGLAADPAGPPAKLAPIFRHGIAPGEVTDAAVPEYLSAAGLTVVTSGELPLVTTEHTARGTRLELPSRWYVAGRTA
- a CDS encoding M55 family metallopeptidase codes for the protein MKILISADMEGATGVTWPADVLPGTPQWERCRSLFTSDVNAAVLGFFDGGADEVLINEAHWTMRNLLLEELDERAQMLTGRHKALSMVEGVQHGDVDGIAFVGYHAGAGMEGVLAHTYLANSITGVWVNDERASEGLLNSHVAAEYGVPVVLVTGDDVACEDALGYAPEALKVAVKDHVSRYAAVCRTPARTAADIRAAAKEAAALAVRHTPVGGGPFTVALEFDAEHLAMAATVVPGVVRTGERKVAYTSPTMYEGIRTFKAVTTIVSAAVEETYG
- a CDS encoding M20/M25/M40 family metallo-hydrolase; protein product: MAEQTAPVDQRALDEVVRFTSDLIRIDTTNRGGGDCRERPAAEYAAALLAEAGLEPTLLERTAGRTNVVARIEGTDPSADALLVHGHLDVVPAQAADWTVHPFSGEIRDGVVWGRGAVDMKNMDAMILAVVRQWARTGVRPRRDLVIAFTADEEASAEDGSGFLADRHAGLFEGCTEGISESGAFTFHDGDGRQIYPIAAGERGTGWLKLTARGRAGHGSKVNRANAVTRLAAAVARIGAHEWPLRLTPTVRAALTELAALYGVEADLDDPGGVDRLLDKLGPAAALVEATVRNSANPTMLDAGYKINVIPGEAVARVDGRYLPGGEDEFQETLDRLTGPDVDWEYEHREVALQSPVDSATYARMRAAVEEFAPEGHVVPYCMPGGTDAKQFSRLGITGYGFSPLKLPEGFDYAALFHGVDERVPVEALHFGVRVLDRFLRTA
- a CDS encoding LpqB family beta-propeller domain-containing protein, with the protein product MGDKVQTLAYGSWPSPIDAALAAAHDGHPEFVGFVGEEAWWTEPRPTEGGRRTLVRRTADGTEESVLPAPWNVRSRVMEYGGQPWAGVSRDGGPFVVFVNHADQRLHGFEPGGEPRPLTPVSPVGGGLRWVDPLPHPERDEVWCVLEEFTGEGPTDVRRVVAAVPLDGSAAEDRGAVRELTDDSRRFVTCPRLSPDGRRAAWLAWDHPRMPWDGTSLLVADVTDDGRLGPPRPVAGGPEESVAQVDWAVDGTLVYSSDTTGYWNLYRLDPDGGDPQALCAREEEFGGPLWKVGWRWFALLDDGLVAVIHGRGATALGVLDLETGQVVDAAGPWTEFAPSLAVHGGRVLGIGASPRSAYEVVELDAATGDARVIGAAHDDPVDPSHYPEPQIRSFLGPAGREIHAHVYPPHNPGCVAFSTELPPYVVWAHGGPTSRAPLVLDLAIAYFTSRGIGVAEVNYGGSTGYGREYRNRLREQWGVVDVEDCAAVALALADEGTADRTRLAIRGGSAGGWTAAVSLTSTDVYACGTILYPILDLANWGPGETHDFESRYLESLVGSPAEEPMRYAERSPTEHADRITAPFLLLQGLDDVICPPAQCERFLARLDERRVPHAYLAFEGEGHGFRRAETMVRVLEAELSLYAQVFGLNPPGIPTLELAK
- a CDS encoding S66 peptidase family protein, with amino-acid sequence MTPLTRPARLVPGARVAVVAPSGPVVEERLSAGLDLLRGWDLDPVVAPHTLDRHPDFPYLAGTDAARAADFQNAWCDPSVSAVLCARGGYGVQRMVDLLDWDAIRAAGPKTLVGFSDITALHEAFATRAGLVTLHGPMAAGVDFLKNGRAQEHLRATLFSPETVRTIRAAEGSAALVPGRARGVLLGGCLCLLAAELGNPHARPSARGALLCLEDVGEETYRLDRYLTQLLRAGLLDGVAGIVLGSWAECEPYEKVRALLVDRLGGLGVPMVEEFGFGHGEGALTIPFGVTAELDAEAGTLTLDEPALR
- a CDS encoding LapA family protein yields the protein MSPKTSKRVGTHGRKRWSETLTPGRVLVGLLAVLALVFVFQNTRSTEIQLLVSEVVMPLWLALLGTGLVGAVCGAYFMRRRR
- a CDS encoding GNAT family N-acetyltransferase: MEGPRVVLRRFTPGDGPEFVARVRESRELHRPWLFPPATPAAYAAYAGRLIEDPTKAGFLVCEKDGGGIAGFININNIVEGGFQSGALGYGAFAHAAGRGLMGEGLALVVEYAFTFMGLHRLEINVQPGNAASIALARRCGFRLEGFSPDFLFIDGAWRDHQRWALTTEMERPVPGGTPLP
- a CDS encoding arginase family protein; translation: MRNIVVVDAPSNLGLRPPAPGTVPGCHKLAGALREQGIVRRLGALEGGVVVPPRYDRGDWQEGDGVFNAGAIASYTRRLADRIERHVRAGELPVVLGGDCSIQLGASLALRRIGRYGLVAVDASADFRHPGNSDRIGAAGGEELALATGRGQSDLTDLEGLGPYLRDEDVRLFGIRDAFEDERAELAALKIPVVTVGELRTWGVDDLARVTALSFETPELAGFWVHLDADVLDPSVMPAVDSPDPDGLLPDELTALLRPLVRSPHCVGLNVTIYDPDLDPDGTAGALLTDLVVAAFAP